The following coding sequences lie in one Burkholderia cepacia genomic window:
- a CDS encoding ShlB/FhaC/HecB family hemolysin secretion/activation protein, translated as MKSRLDRWMVLLAIAAAGTAHAQSRVGGNPLDSLPQINAPKSGPNVTVQVAPQAPQLQELLSRHLTPSTFQVEGVKSVPFEEISRRFTPLVGKDITIGDLIETANGVTKLYQERGYALSFAFVPAQTFENGVVRITVVEGYVSDVKVTGKPGAMEPKIRAIAAHITADRPLRRATFERYVNTFGLLPGLTVKANVPPPQTTDGATTLELAVDRKAFNVSTGIDFNHPGVQGLITATENGLTRFGEQLSISALAPPGRDKQTYFAFSGAVPVGSSGLITRLDASTYRGKPTDNPGLPSTVQRTVKNEKLGLSASYPILLNNQRSLLGTVSGYAAHNEDRYQSQLNGNTLDNRSQVRVLQLQLDYTSVEPKQVRKLSVNVAKAFDILGASKSQTGLVNGVGVTYADPISLTFVRTGATVTQTNEWPFRIGTSVSLTGQYSPDSLPTSEQISFGSTRYALGYQPGEASGDSGWGMSLEVNRGFTPGWTYLKSITPYVAYDMARVYLHSGTPSPNRMSSVGIGVRFTDSRFYSLDLNVAKPIGDAPVESASRSPRINAAFSYQLN; from the coding sequence ATGAAATCCAGACTCGACAGATGGATGGTGCTGCTCGCGATCGCGGCAGCAGGCACGGCACATGCACAATCGCGCGTCGGCGGTAACCCGCTCGACTCCCTTCCCCAGATCAACGCACCGAAATCCGGCCCGAACGTGACCGTGCAGGTCGCGCCGCAAGCGCCGCAGTTACAGGAGCTGCTGTCGCGCCACCTGACACCGTCGACGTTTCAGGTCGAAGGCGTGAAGTCGGTGCCGTTCGAGGAAATCTCGCGTCGCTTCACCCCCCTCGTCGGCAAGGACATCACGATCGGCGACCTGATCGAAACCGCCAACGGCGTGACGAAGCTGTACCAGGAGCGCGGCTACGCGCTGTCGTTCGCGTTCGTTCCCGCGCAGACGTTCGAGAACGGCGTCGTGCGCATCACGGTTGTCGAAGGCTATGTGTCGGACGTCAAGGTCACCGGCAAGCCCGGTGCGATGGAACCGAAGATCCGCGCGATCGCTGCGCACATCACGGCCGATCGCCCGCTGCGTCGCGCGACGTTCGAACGCTACGTGAACACGTTCGGCCTGCTGCCCGGCCTCACGGTGAAGGCGAATGTCCCGCCGCCGCAAACCACCGACGGCGCCACGACGCTCGAACTCGCGGTCGACCGCAAGGCGTTCAACGTCAGCACCGGCATCGACTTCAACCACCCGGGCGTCCAGGGCCTCATCACCGCGACTGAAAACGGTCTTACGCGATTCGGCGAGCAACTGAGCATCTCGGCGCTCGCGCCGCCGGGACGTGACAAGCAGACCTACTTCGCGTTCAGCGGCGCGGTACCCGTCGGCAGCAGCGGCCTGATCACGCGCCTCGACGCAAGTACGTATCGCGGCAAGCCGACCGACAACCCGGGGCTGCCGTCAACCGTTCAGCGCACTGTGAAGAACGAGAAGCTCGGTCTTTCGGCATCCTACCCAATCCTGCTGAACAACCAGCGCAGCTTGCTCGGCACGGTATCGGGCTACGCAGCGCATAACGAAGACCGCTATCAAAGCCAGCTCAACGGCAATACGCTCGACAACCGGTCTCAAGTTCGCGTGCTGCAACTGCAACTCGACTACACCAGTGTCGAACCGAAACAGGTGCGAAAACTGAGCGTCAACGTGGCCAAGGCGTTCGACATCCTCGGCGCATCGAAATCACAGACCGGCCTGGTTAACGGCGTGGGGGTCACATATGCAGATCCGATTTCACTCACCTTCGTCCGTACCGGCGCGACTGTCACGCAAACCAACGAATGGCCGTTCCGGATCGGCACGTCGGTTTCGCTGACCGGCCAATACAGCCCCGACTCGCTGCCGACGTCCGAACAGATCTCGTTCGGCTCCACCCGCTACGCGCTCGGCTATCAGCCTGGCGAAGCGTCGGGCGACTCGGGCTGGGGGATGTCGCTGGAGGTCAATCGCGGCTTCACACCGGGCTGGACGTATCTGAAATCGATCACGCCGTACGTCGCGTACGACATGGCACGCGTCTACCTGCACTCGGGCACACCGTCACCCAACCGCATGTCGTCGGTCGGCATCGGTGTGCGATTTACCGACAGCCGTTTCTACAGTCTCGACCTGAATGTTGCGAAGCCGATCGGCGACGCGCCCGTCGAAAGCGCATCGCGCAGCCCACGCATCAACGCCGCCTTCTCGTATCAGCTCAACTGA
- a CDS encoding collagen-like triple helix repeat-containing protein has translation MSQQRSITTVALRQWRAPLTAFAAACLLAACGGGGVSSPPTSSNNNNPSTSGTPSTSGTSGSPTGTKGVVSTVGQTATDLGSTVGNISLPGLGDGVTKGVGSTLSSTGTIVGAAADAVSNGLGQIGSTKDPVGTTVAGLGNVVGATSNTVSGLSSTVKALGTGPLAPLAPVTTPVGTVLDTVANGLTAAGTTIGSTLSSGAVQQVTQPISSAITPLVITAGQVTQQVGTTTGLGQPVSGLLGQVGGAISSAGKQVGGTSSQPLVGDVGQLVTAVGNTVTNAGGLVNPNGPNGAAPIPGLITSLVGGSTATVQNGTSSGSGSTNPLGGLLSGLGSTPLGSLTGALGGATGGSGSGPLAPVTGLVSTVTGALSGAAGGSGGPLAPVTNLVSTVTGTLGGATGGAGSANPLAPVTGLLNTVTGAVGGAAGSGGASPLAPVTSLVGSVTGTASSGSGSSGLLAPVTGLLGTLGSVGK, from the coding sequence ATGTCCCAGCAACGTTCCATCACGACCGTCGCCCTGCGCCAGTGGCGCGCCCCCCTCACCGCCTTCGCCGCCGCCTGCCTGCTGGCCGCCTGCGGCGGCGGCGGCGTCAGCTCGCCGCCGACCAGCAGCAATAACAACAACCCGAGCACGAGCGGTACGCCCAGTACGAGCGGCACCAGCGGCTCGCCGACCGGCACCAAGGGTGTCGTCAGCACGGTCGGCCAGACGGCCACCGACCTCGGCAGCACGGTCGGCAACATCAGCCTGCCGGGCCTCGGCGACGGCGTGACGAAGGGCGTCGGCAGCACGCTCTCCAGCACCGGCACGATCGTCGGCGCAGCTGCCGATGCCGTGAGCAACGGGCTGGGACAGATCGGCTCGACGAAGGATCCGGTCGGCACGACGGTTGCCGGTCTCGGCAATGTCGTCGGTGCGACGAGCAACACGGTGTCCGGCCTGAGCTCGACGGTGAAGGCGCTCGGTACGGGCCCGCTCGCGCCGCTCGCTCCGGTCACGACGCCGGTCGGCACCGTGCTCGATACGGTCGCCAACGGCCTGACGGCCGCCGGCACGACGATCGGCTCGACGCTGTCGTCGGGTGCCGTCCAGCAGGTCACGCAACCGATCAGCTCGGCGATCACGCCGCTCGTGATCACGGCTGGCCAGGTCACGCAACAGGTCGGTACGACGACCGGTCTCGGCCAGCCCGTCTCCGGCCTGCTCGGCCAGGTCGGCGGCGCAATCAGCTCGGCGGGCAAGCAGGTCGGCGGCACGTCGAGCCAGCCGCTCGTCGGCGACGTCGGTCAGCTCGTGACCGCGGTCGGCAACACCGTGACCAACGCGGGCGGCCTCGTCAACCCGAACGGCCCGAACGGCGCAGCACCGATCCCCGGCCTGATCACGAGCCTCGTCGGCGGCTCGACGGCGACCGTCCAGAACGGCACGTCGTCGGGTTCCGGCTCGACGAACCCGCTCGGCGGCCTGCTGTCCGGTCTCGGGTCGACGCCGCTCGGCTCGCTCACGGGTGCACTCGGCGGCGCAACGGGCGGCTCGGGCAGCGGCCCGCTCGCACCGGTCACCGGCCTCGTGTCGACGGTCACCGGCGCACTGAGCGGCGCGGCAGGCGGCAGCGGCGGCCCGCTCGCCCCCGTCACGAATCTCGTGTCGACGGTGACGGGCACGCTCGGTGGCGCAACGGGCGGCGCAGGCAGTGCAAACCCTCTCGCGCCCGTCACCGGTTTGCTGAATACTGTCACCGGAGCAGTGGGCGGTGCAGCGGGATCGGGGGGCGCGAGCCCGCTCGCGCCGGTCACCTCGCTGGTCGGCAGTGTCACGGGTACGGCCTCCTCGGGTAGCGGCTCGTCGGGCCTGCTGGCACCGGTAACGGGGTTGCTGGGCACGCTGGGTAGCGTTGGCAAGTAA
- a CDS encoding collagen-like triple helix repeat-containing protein, whose product MGSQSLPGVNPATTQAAGGIVQSVGGAVTALGNGLGNGLGQLGATKDPLGTTLASTGGVVNQLGGAVTDTGKLVTSLGSGPLSPLAPVTGAVGGLVSTLGGAVSNGGTTLTNALSTGPIQQVTQTVSSAITPITTMVGQTTQTIGTATGLGAPVNTLLGTVGNGLNQAGALLASTGGNPVTTGLGNTVSATGNTVKAVGGLLTGGTGGVTNPLAPLTGLVSTLTGTLGGATGGGSGPLAPVTGLVSTVTGALGGVAGGGSGPLAPVTGLVSTVTGALGGAAGGGSGPLAPVTGLVSTVTGALGGAAGGSGGPLAPVTGLVSTVTGALGGAAGGSGGPLAPVTGLVSTVTGALGGATGGTSGGPLAPVTGLVSTVTGALGGATGGTSGGPLAPVTGLLGAVTGALGGVTGGAGGSSPLAPVTNVVSTVTSTVGAPALSGGTGAVTNSGSSSNPLAPVTSLIGGLLGGTHGK is encoded by the coding sequence ATCGGCAGCCAGTCGCTGCCGGGCGTCAACCCGGCCACCACGCAAGCCGCAGGCGGCATCGTGCAAAGCGTCGGCGGCGCGGTGACCGCGCTCGGCAACGGCCTCGGCAACGGTCTCGGCCAGCTCGGCGCAACGAAGGATCCGCTCGGCACCACGCTCGCCAGCACGGGTGGCGTGGTCAACCAGCTCGGCGGCGCAGTCACGGACACGGGCAAGCTGGTCACGAGCCTCGGCAGCGGCCCGCTGTCGCCGCTCGCACCGGTCACGGGTGCCGTCGGCGGCCTTGTGTCGACGCTCGGCGGCGCCGTATCGAACGGCGGCACGACGCTCACCAATGCACTGTCGACCGGCCCGATCCAGCAGGTCACGCAGACGGTCAGCTCGGCCATCACGCCGATCACGACGATGGTCGGCCAGACGACCCAGACGATCGGTACGGCGACCGGCCTCGGCGCCCCCGTCAACACGCTGCTCGGCACGGTCGGCAACGGGCTGAACCAGGCCGGCGCACTGCTCGCATCGACCGGCGGCAACCCTGTCACGACGGGCCTCGGCAACACCGTCTCGGCGACGGGCAATACCGTGAAGGCCGTCGGCGGCCTGCTCACGGGCGGCACCGGCGGCGTGACCAACCCGCTCGCCCCGCTCACGGGCCTCGTCTCGACGCTCACCGGCACACTCGGCGGCGCAACGGGTGGCGGCAGCGGCCCGCTCGCACCGGTCACCGGCCTCGTCTCGACGGTCACCGGCGCACTCGGTGGCGTAGCAGGCGGCGGCAGCGGCCCGCTCGCACCGGTCACCGGCCTCGTCTCGACGGTCACCGGTGCACTCGGTGGCGCGGCGGGCGGCGGCAGCGGCCCGCTCGCACCGGTCACCGGCCTCGTCTCGACGGTCACCGGCGCACTCGGTGGCGCAGCGGGCGGCAGCGGCGGCCCGCTCGCGCCGGTCACCGGCCTCGTCTCGACGGTCACGGGCGCGCTCGGCGGCGCAGCAGGCGGCAGCGGCGGCCCGCTCGCACCGGTCACCGGCCTCGTCTCAACGGTCACCGGCGCGCTCGGCGGCGCAACGGGCGGAACGAGCGGCGGCCCGCTCGCACCGGTCACCGGCCTCGTCTCAACGGTCACCGGCGCGCTCGGCGGCGCAACGGGCGGAACGAGCGGCGGCCCGCTCGCACCGGTCACGGGTCTCCTCGGCGCGGTCACGGGTGCCCTCGGCGGCGTGACGGGCGGCGCAGGCGGCAGCAGCCCGCTCGCTCCTGTGACGAACGTCGTCTCCACGGTCACCAGCACGGTCGGCGCACCGGCACTGAGCGGCGGCACGGGTGCCGTCACGAACTCGGGCTCGTCGTCGAACCCGCTCGCACCCGTCACGTCGCTGATCGGCGGCCTGCTTGGCGGCACGCACGGCAAGTAA
- a CDS encoding Flp family type IVb pilin, whose protein sequence is MKALIKRFFKEDAGVTAIEYGLIAGLIAVAIIASVSTIGSNLGTMFSTISSCVATPATCNKPAA, encoded by the coding sequence ATGAAAGCACTCATCAAGCGCTTCTTCAAGGAAGACGCCGGGGTTACCGCGATCGAGTATGGGCTGATTGCGGGTCTGATTGCGGTGGCAATCATCGCAAGCGTTTCGACGATCGGTTCGAATCTCGGAACCATGTTCTCGACTATCTCCAGCTGCGTGGCCACGCCTGCTACCTGTAACAAGCCGGCCGCCTGA
- a CDS encoding A24 family peptidase: MAHLLFAGIFLAWAMFVGNADIRCRRIPNALVIAGLAGALVGTAISGNPFGVTVIQSLIGASVGLVCFFPFFALRVMGAADVKVFAVLGAWCGAQALPWFWIIASIAAGLHALWLMVLSRTSIAALYKRGRPAMALGDRRATPYAAFLVMPAGAWLLHLLHVRGV; the protein is encoded by the coding sequence ATGGCGCATCTTTTGTTCGCCGGGATTTTCCTGGCTTGGGCTATGTTCGTCGGAAACGCTGATATTCGGTGTCGGCGTATCCCGAATGCACTCGTTATTGCGGGTTTGGCGGGCGCATTGGTTGGCACGGCCATCAGTGGAAATCCGTTCGGGGTTACCGTGATTCAGTCACTGATCGGTGCGTCCGTGGGCCTTGTCTGCTTTTTCCCCTTCTTCGCATTGCGTGTAATGGGCGCGGCAGACGTCAAGGTATTCGCCGTGCTCGGTGCGTGGTGCGGCGCGCAAGCGTTGCCGTGGTTCTGGATTATTGCGAGCATCGCCGCGGGTCTCCATGCGCTCTGGTTAATGGTGCTGTCACGGACTTCAATTGCTGCGCTCTACAAACGTGGTAGGCCCGCGATGGCGCTCGGTGACCGTCGAGCGACGCCTTATGCAGCGTTTCTCGTGATGCCCGCTGGTGCTTGGCTTCTGCATCTTTTGCATGTGAGGGGAGTGTGA
- a CDS encoding TadE/TadG family type IV pilus assembly protein yields the protein MVRWTQARQSHAWRQQRGLAAIEFAFVFPFFFLIFYAIVTFGMVFIIQQSLTFAASEGARAALNYASAPCDRLQVNARNAVTQALAGAPWSQNVNFTAQVSTSAPAPTATPGVTCSATSFVSTSASPFNVMVTMTYSYAANPLIPWIFIFNAPQLQSSATVQVQPSML from the coding sequence ATGGTTCGGTGGACGCAAGCACGCCAGTCACACGCGTGGCGGCAACAACGGGGATTGGCGGCGATCGAGTTCGCGTTCGTATTTCCTTTCTTCTTCCTGATTTTTTACGCGATCGTCACGTTCGGGATGGTTTTCATCATCCAGCAAAGCCTGACATTCGCTGCATCCGAAGGCGCGCGCGCCGCGTTGAATTATGCGTCGGCGCCGTGCGACCGGCTGCAGGTCAATGCACGGAATGCCGTGACGCAAGCGCTGGCCGGCGCGCCGTGGTCGCAGAACGTCAATTTCACCGCACAGGTTTCCACGTCGGCACCTGCGCCCACCGCGACGCCCGGCGTGACCTGCAGCGCGACATCATTCGTATCGACGTCTGCCTCCCCGTTCAACGTGATGGTCACGATGACCTATTCATACGCGGCGAATCCGCTGATTCCGTGGATATTCATATTCAATGCACCGCAGTTGCAGAGCAGTGCGACCGTGCAGGTTCAACCCAGCATGCTTTGA
- the cpaB gene encoding Flp pilus assembly protein CpaB: MANNLTKIIAGMLIAIAVLLGIYAWMLGRSTSRPVPVQQAVAASPVPVVVATRTLPAGQPIPVDALKVQPTAPAPAGAFADPATLVGRVPARDIPASAPIVSDALVSGLAEDVQPGERAISVRVDETNAVGNRLRPGNFVDVFVNLKRETSGAMLDGEVSQTQARLLMSKVRVLSFGDATPERDSGSNTNGNNGQPSNTRIAVLAVPTAQVDALTLGESSGRLTLALRNPRDDELATQTVAVRTDNKLSPSALAAVGVSLQQLSGTTRTAVANVNVPPLPSRQPPAVRSGGSGSGGGGGIEVIRGGRSETVSY; this comes from the coding sequence ATGGCCAACAATCTGACAAAAATCATCGCGGGGATGTTGATCGCGATCGCTGTTCTGCTCGGAATCTACGCATGGATGCTTGGGCGCAGTACGTCGCGTCCCGTCCCCGTACAACAGGCTGTCGCTGCGAGCCCGGTGCCGGTGGTCGTCGCGACGCGCACGCTGCCGGCCGGTCAGCCGATTCCCGTCGATGCATTGAAGGTTCAACCGACTGCTCCTGCGCCGGCAGGTGCGTTTGCCGATCCGGCCACCCTGGTTGGTCGCGTTCCTGCGAGGGACATCCCGGCGTCGGCTCCGATCGTGTCGGACGCACTGGTGTCCGGGCTCGCCGAGGATGTTCAGCCGGGCGAACGCGCGATTTCGGTTCGAGTCGATGAGACCAATGCGGTCGGTAACCGCCTGCGGCCCGGCAACTTCGTCGACGTATTCGTGAACCTGAAGCGTGAAACGAGCGGTGCGATGCTCGACGGCGAAGTTTCGCAGACGCAAGCGCGGCTCCTGATGTCGAAGGTGCGCGTGCTTTCGTTCGGCGACGCGACGCCGGAGCGTGACAGCGGCAGCAACACAAACGGCAATAACGGTCAGCCGAGCAACACGCGCATCGCGGTACTCGCGGTACCGACCGCGCAGGTCGATGCACTGACACTCGGCGAGTCGAGCGGCCGGCTGACGCTCGCGCTGCGCAATCCGCGCGACGACGAACTCGCGACGCAGACGGTGGCGGTACGCACGGACAACAAGCTGTCGCCGTCGGCGCTTGCCGCGGTCGGCGTATCGCTGCAACAGCTGTCCGGCACGACGAGGACCGCGGTGGCCAACGTGAATGTGCCGCCGCTGCCGTCGCGCCAGCCGCCGGCGGTGCGGTCAGGAGGCAGCGGCAGCGGCGGCGGGGGTGGCATCGAGGTAATCCGAGGCGGCCGCTCGGAAACAGTTTCGTATTGA
- a CDS encoding type II and III secretion system protein family protein, whose translation MKNTLTAFVIALWTLTFASIASASGTIELAVGAQRQISAGRALQRVAVGDPAIADVLIMKGSHSGSVLLTAKAPGATNVMLWERGHDEPAVWSVEVVDAAAHAVLDGSTPQVKAYGGTSVLQGASTSLDAHERAVAVAKNMSPKGTVIDRSTLAGKNVVQVDVRVVEFSRSVLKQVGFNFFKQSNGFSFGSFSPGGVQSYNGGSGPGTGGYIPTLGTPVASAFNLVVNAAGRGIFADLSLLEANNMARVLAEPTLVALSGQSASFLAGGEIPVPSPQGLGSTAIQWKQYGVGLSLTPTVLGPNRIALKVAPESSQLDFVNSVTISGVAVPGITTRRADTTVELGDGESFVIGGLIDRQTMSNVNKVPLLGDLPIIGTFFKNLNYQQNDKELLIIVTPRLVAPIAKGAVLPATPGELSEQRDGPVWRSYLGGAASPDAAPGFSK comes from the coding sequence ATGAAAAACACACTGACTGCATTCGTGATTGCTCTCTGGACCCTGACATTCGCCTCCATTGCAAGCGCGAGCGGCACGATCGAGCTCGCAGTCGGCGCGCAGCGGCAGATTTCCGCCGGCCGCGCGCTGCAGCGCGTCGCCGTTGGCGATCCGGCGATCGCCGATGTGCTGATCATGAAGGGCAGTCATTCCGGTTCCGTGCTGCTGACCGCGAAAGCGCCGGGTGCGACGAACGTGATGTTGTGGGAGCGCGGGCACGACGAGCCGGCGGTCTGGAGCGTCGAAGTCGTCGACGCGGCGGCGCATGCGGTCCTCGACGGTTCGACGCCACAGGTGAAGGCATACGGCGGGACGTCGGTGCTGCAGGGAGCGTCGACATCGCTCGATGCTCACGAACGGGCCGTCGCGGTCGCCAAGAACATGAGTCCGAAAGGCACGGTGATCGATCGCTCGACGCTGGCCGGCAAGAACGTCGTGCAGGTCGATGTGCGGGTGGTCGAATTCAGCCGCTCGGTGCTCAAGCAAGTCGGCTTCAATTTCTTCAAGCAGAGCAACGGCTTTTCGTTCGGCTCGTTCTCGCCGGGCGGCGTGCAGTCGTATAACGGCGGATCGGGCCCGGGGACGGGGGGATACATTCCGACGCTGGGCACGCCGGTTGCGTCTGCATTCAATCTGGTTGTAAATGCAGCGGGACGTGGCATCTTTGCCGACCTGTCGCTGCTCGAAGCGAACAACATGGCGCGCGTGCTAGCGGAGCCGACGCTCGTCGCACTGTCCGGCCAGAGCGCCAGCTTCCTCGCTGGCGGCGAGATCCCGGTGCCGTCGCCGCAAGGGCTCGGCTCGACCGCGATCCAGTGGAAGCAATACGGCGTCGGGCTGTCGCTGACACCGACAGTGCTGGGCCCGAACCGGATCGCGCTGAAGGTTGCGCCGGAATCGAGCCAGCTCGACTTCGTAAACAGCGTGACGATCAGCGGTGTGGCCGTGCCGGGCATCACGACGCGTCGTGCCGATACGACGGTCGAACTCGGTGATGGCGAGAGCTTCGTGATCGGCGGCCTGATTGACCGCCAGACGATGTCGAACGTGAACAAGGTGCCGCTGCTCGGTGACCTGCCGATCATCGGCACGTTCTTCAAGAACCTGAACTACCAGCAAAACGACAAGGAACTGCTGATCATCGTGACACCGCGTCTCGTCGCACCGATCGCGAAGGGGGCGGTACTGCCGGCGACGCCCGGCGAGTTGTCCGAGCAGCGTGACGGGCCGGTCTGGCGATCCTACCTGGGCGGCGCGGCGTCGCCGGATGCAGCACCGGGGTTTTCGAAATGA
- a CDS encoding fimbrial protein, producing the protein MNARIQSSCEPAVTDYFVCASTKEAHVRWLADTLVSAGAVEAASLEPSMLAQRITGLNPALVFIDFSERSDAASVAAAMVRAAHPGLPIVALGSLAQPESTLAALRAGVRDFIDVSASAEDALRTTRGLLSHVSEPTSRHGKVVALLGARAGMGVSTLAANLAVWLQKRALGPGATAGPDGGAPAGRQTALVDLGLPAGDGALFLNTRCEFHFIDAVQNLRRIDRTFVNTALTRHQSGVALTTLPPDLGALRDVSYASCIGLLNRFRAFFDQQIVDLGGFSNREFVTQIAAAADEAWLVCDQGVASIVSAADLLTGLRDAGVDTDRVKLVVNQYDPALDLMPGQIAERLGLALVGTLPARRVAIGHAANQGRLIVDAAERDPYVRALESLAVRLPGVSGMAGASRATPGLSALKRFIQPLSKRS; encoded by the coding sequence ATGAACGCACGAATCCAATCATCGTGTGAACCCGCCGTGACCGACTACTTCGTCTGTGCGTCGACAAAGGAAGCACATGTGCGCTGGCTGGCCGATACACTGGTATCGGCCGGGGCGGTCGAGGCCGCATCGCTGGAACCGAGTATGCTTGCGCAGCGCATCACGGGGCTCAATCCAGCTCTCGTGTTTATCGATTTCTCGGAACGCAGCGATGCGGCGAGTGTCGCTGCCGCCATGGTGCGCGCAGCACATCCGGGGTTGCCGATCGTTGCGCTCGGCTCGCTCGCCCAGCCGGAGAGCACGCTCGCCGCACTGCGGGCGGGCGTGCGCGATTTCATCGACGTGTCGGCATCGGCCGAGGATGCCCTGAGGACAACCCGTGGATTGCTGTCCCACGTCAGCGAGCCGACGAGCCGCCACGGCAAGGTCGTCGCGTTGCTCGGAGCGCGTGCCGGCATGGGCGTCAGCACGCTTGCCGCGAATCTCGCGGTCTGGCTGCAGAAGCGGGCGCTTGGCCCGGGAGCGACGGCCGGCCCGGACGGTGGCGCGCCGGCTGGTCGCCAAACCGCGCTGGTCGATCTGGGCCTGCCGGCCGGTGACGGCGCGCTGTTCCTGAACACGCGCTGCGAATTCCATTTCATCGACGCCGTGCAGAATCTGCGTCGCATCGACCGCACGTTCGTGAACACGGCGCTCACGCGGCACCAGAGCGGCGTCGCACTGACGACGTTGCCGCCCGACCTCGGCGCGCTGCGCGACGTGTCGTATGCGTCCTGCATCGGTTTGCTGAACCGATTTCGCGCGTTTTTCGACCAGCAAATCGTGGATCTCGGCGGATTCTCGAATCGCGAGTTCGTCACGCAGATCGCTGCAGCGGCTGACGAGGCGTGGCTCGTATGCGATCAGGGTGTCGCATCGATCGTGTCGGCGGCAGACCTGCTCACCGGGCTGCGCGATGCGGGCGTCGATACCGATCGCGTCAAGCTCGTGGTCAACCAGTACGATCCCGCGCTGGACCTGATGCCCGGGCAGATCGCCGAGCGTCTTGGCTTGGCGCTGGTCGGCACGTTGCCGGCGCGTCGCGTCGCAATCGGCCATGCTGCGAACCAGGGGCGGCTCATCGTCGATGCGGCGGAGCGCGATCCGTATGTTCGCGCACTCGAATCCCTCGCCGTGCGACTGCCCGGCGTATCGGGCATGGCAGGTGCGTCGCGCGCCACGCCGGGCCTGTCCGCACTCAAACGTTTCATTCAACCCTTGTCCAAGCGGTCGTAA
- a CDS encoding CpaF family protein: MAHDIQFADGGAPFSQTQQFHDIKNAAHEHLLTRIEELGAEFGRWSRQAINQFVDLEIDSFVRLRRIPLNENEVRAIAEALTKELAGFGPIEDLLADPAVEDILINGYNDVYVSRHGILARIPVRFTDNAHLLRIVRRILAPIGRRLDESNPMVDARLPDGGRVNVVIEPLSIDGPVVSIRKFRKDPLKPSDLLGNGTFNEEINTLLQAAVEARCNILVSGGTSSGKTSLLNALAFHIPEVERVVTIEDTAELSLNHPHVVRLESRPGGFDGTGVVSIRDLLRNTLRMRPDRIIVGEVRGGEVLEMLQAMNTGHDGSMGTVHASSPRECLYRLEMLAGFAGFQGTESSLRRQIANAIDFIVQIGRLSNGRRRILSITEVTGLSDNIIATQELYRYEARVTPEGEELDHWESLGIHPHSPKLARFRQTLMNSGMNGGGFGGGGFGRGGGFNV, encoded by the coding sequence ATGGCACATGACATTCAATTCGCCGACGGCGGAGCGCCGTTCTCCCAGACGCAGCAATTCCACGACATCAAGAATGCCGCGCACGAGCACTTGCTGACGCGCATCGAAGAACTGGGCGCCGAGTTCGGCCGATGGTCCCGCCAGGCGATCAACCAGTTTGTCGATCTCGAGATCGATAGCTTCGTGCGCCTGCGCCGCATTCCGCTCAACGAGAACGAGGTGCGTGCGATCGCCGAGGCATTGACGAAGGAACTCGCGGGCTTCGGGCCGATCGAGGACCTGCTCGCGGACCCAGCGGTCGAAGACATACTGATCAACGGCTACAACGACGTATACGTGTCGCGCCACGGAATCCTCGCGAGGATCCCGGTACGCTTCACCGACAACGCACACCTGCTGCGGATCGTGCGGCGGATTCTCGCGCCGATCGGTCGCCGTCTCGACGAGTCGAACCCGATGGTCGATGCGCGGCTGCCCGATGGCGGTCGCGTGAACGTTGTGATCGAGCCGCTGTCGATCGACGGCCCGGTCGTATCGATCCGGAAATTTCGCAAGGATCCGCTGAAGCCGTCCGATCTGCTCGGCAACGGGACGTTCAACGAGGAGATCAATACGCTGCTCCAGGCGGCGGTCGAGGCACGTTGCAACATTCTCGTGTCAGGCGGTACGAGTTCCGGCAAGACCTCGCTGCTCAACGCGCTCGCGTTCCACATTCCGGAGGTCGAGCGTGTCGTAACGATCGAGGATACGGCGGAACTGTCGTTGAACCACCCGCACGTCGTGCGGCTCGAGAGTCGGCCGGGCGGGTTCGACGGCACGGGCGTCGTGTCGATTCGCGACCTGCTGCGCAATACGCTGCGGATGCGCCCGGACCGGATCATCGTCGGCGAAGTGCGCGGTGGCGAAGTGCTGGAGATGCTGCAGGCGATGAACACAGGTCACGACGGCTCGATGGGCACCGTGCACGCGAGTTCGCCCCGCGAGTGCCTGTACCGTCTCGAGATGCTTGCCGGCTTCGCGGGCTTCCAGGGCACCGAGTCGAGCCTGCGTCGCCAGATCGCGAACGCGATCGACTTCATCGTGCAGATCGGACGACTGTCGAATGGACGCCGCCGAATTCTGTCGATCACTGAAGTGACCGGGCTGTCCGACAACATCATCGCGACGCAGGAGTTGTATCGTTACGAAGCGCGCGTGACGCCAGAAGGCGAGGAGCTCGATCACTGGGAATCGCTGGGCATCCATCCGCATTCGCCGAAGCTCGCGCGTTTCCGCCAGACGTTGATGAACAGCGGAATGAACGGCGGCGGCTTTGGCGGCGGCGGTTTCGGTCGCGGCGGGGGCTTCAATGTATAG